One stretch of Brettanomyces nanus chromosome 4, complete sequence DNA includes these proteins:
- a CDS encoding uncharacterized protein (BUSCO:EOG093401Q4): MGGIPRGSIRAAALERLAGLTVKKALPSYGNLSDAVPPMFSKILKGIRKTSDLSGLPISRAELDTLFALCRCSAYVKNQTQAEILLARFKFYLRQSKSQKFSCNRLLVHTYPTAWTCLTYELVVAISNLGLSFPSLEAVAIESIMCFVETFRSDDTDLYGLFSLVGLLQGLTQKVEILTPALVKCLFSIFNTELYSEIEATINEASDNEDIELINGFLDSGFEFSSIFFIYLLGQLCTEFLKNLVHAPKEEILTNYMLCSDAVAYNVTPDDKLLVKHIVDNFSNIHAYITTSPDTVISSTDCRRSLTNTIKSTGLNITLFGYVVSVVSFDHVKASVKRYLDAMSKLEDSNMDFFVELVNSDLILSVFSAAALLSEGDRTMGLLLNKYFPAVLSYPIVSRETAVSLAKSLTFSLKTLSEDEIVSCIYSLTNLLYDPGESDSQPPSANGDPLRSTGYATLEAEEVICRNVVSAVLEITKAFNDESINILVITLLSQKIRKSPDEFNCVLLEGLIDFVDIMEKREFMILLRYFYDAARNSVSNVRISKMTMDVWIKFSERMAKKPDSELCTDYLHGLLSSIISRGDLDDIAHHRSNNDIAASALQIENFLRPLAHLLPDLDQKPLEFVDKTTISLFRDAWFNLCIHGFAYNSEIYKRDYTSLRRIAHSTPPLASESSWNRSETSIELNTVLRRATSKRTEKLHKDTLSSIITTKTIDAKVFETQISRPGLMFLAANLLVEMLRVDCGNCSTSLEYLSDPSVSIAKLDTFVGAIAYHCCSQYINRLRMGGSTQFSVPRVTAQLEKIFIYCCHRDHSLQDVAFQCADRIVTLIPSSLCHERSAFSMLDILTLLYDSIVDADTHEYEPNVEFRSDVMGINLSLSDSYNWRQKTLDSFTRFARRSTTFVLSKCEVDMKSILYTYVSKADSIHRVLNFGVTFSLEMVGKSLPEEKEYYGLNADARNSFGKGASALTTTSGFLSQFSWTRHINDTGIDILRSGLDNVESIIFRCREKVVQFKERLTRGEKVSHDQFVVIMNQITGIIVLSKQVRGDFVRWASELPFSAMCAENIEFSVGVWLGIMKEKPEAASLLLSGIMLGFERSVNLGLGLYSTHNDLKDPKFYPMEYLPTNKKVFEHSGKVAEASIKPHLVLIKLLSSHFQACKHQSDHLLKMFTLMISIALKGLNDASVHPFARLARFELVNFAVDILKSHIALRTRDTPRLISLLLDSSLSWFSTHSVSTPFGSNKLRIHADYTILRKVATYFNSVTFATKIQEQKRNILLLFLDHEVSFLAAWLNPLSPRDTLGTYCRYKFDDKILSDAFFLDGRLAINLFKRFDRDGSLMDVLTSLICRYPFKVVDDPSAIAFLTLRNRPSKSHAIVVWSSASPLDSIMHFMPSYNKDPLVLQYAMRSIESFDAHQTFFYVPQIVQTLRYDVLGYIRRYILETGNVSQLFAHQIIWNMAANSYKDEDSNLPDALKPTLDNICDTMVNDFSDTDREFYEKEFSFFKDVTSISGKLKPYIKKSKSEKKAKIDQEMANINLQEGVYLPSNPDGVVVNIDRKSGKPLQSHAKAPFMATFKIKRKVGRIGEDDDEDGQDGDQPKYEVVNLSAIFKVGDDCRQDVLVLQLMAIFRTVWMTAGLDVYVYPYRVTATAPGCGIIDVLPNSSSRDMLGREAVNGLYEYFITQFGPETSTGFQRARNNFVKSLASYSIITYLLAIKDRHNGNIMYDNEGHVLHIDFGFCFDIAPGGVKFEQSPFKLTREMVQVMGGGPDTQAFRWFEELCVKGFLASRPYMDAIVGAVEPMLDSGLPCFKGATIKRLKDRFVPTKNTKDAATYMRGLIKKSYESLATKGYDEFQKITNGIPY; the protein is encoded by the exons ATGGg AGGCATTCCGCGTGGATCCATCAGAGCAGCGGCCCTAGAACGATTGGCTGGACTCACAGTCAAGAAGGCACTGCCTTCTTACGGGAATTTGAGTGATGCTGTTCCTCCTATGTTTAGCAAGATTCTCAAGGGTATTAGGAAAACCTCCGATTTGTCCGGCTTGCCAATTTCCAGGGCCGAATTGGATACTCTATTTGCACTCTGCAGATGTTCTGCCTATGTAAAGAACCAGACACAGGCGGaaattcttcttgctcGTTTCAAGTTCTATTTGAGGCAATCGAAGTCACAGAAGTTCTCTTGCAATAGACTTCTAGTTCACACCTATCCTACCGCTTGGACTTGTCTAACTTACGAACTAGTTGTTGCCATTTCTAACTTGGGCCTTTCGTTTCCGTCTCTAGAGGCTGTTGCGATAGAGTCAATCATGTGCTTTGTTGAGACGTTCAGATCAGACGATACCGACTTGTATGGTTTGTTTTCATTGGTTGGCTTATTGCAAGGATTGACCCAAAAGGTCGAAATTCTTACGCCAGCACTTGTAAAGTGTCTTTTCAGCATATTCAACACAGAATTGTACTCCGAAATTGAGGCAACAATCAACGAAGCGTCTGACAACGAAGATATAGAGCTCATAAACGGATTTCTCGACTCAGGTTTCGAGTTCTCctctattttcttcatatATTTATTGGGTCAGCTATGTACagagttcttgaagaatttggttCACGCcccaaaagaagagatccTCACCAATTATATGCTTTGTTCAGATGCCGTGGCCTATAATGTCACTCCCGATGATAAATTGTTGGTAAAACATATTGTTGACAATTTTTCCAACATTCATGCCTACATCACCACTTCTCCAGATACCGTTATTAGTTCCACAGACTGTCGTAGATCTCTCACAAATACCATTAAATCAACTGGTTTGAATATCACATTGTTTGGTTATGTGGTATCCGTTGTCAGCTTTGACCATGTCAAGGCCAGTGTTAAAAGATATCTAGATGCAATGTCAAAATTGGAAGATTCCAACATGGATTTCTTTGTGGAACTGGTAAACTCTGACTTGATTCTTAGTGTCTTTTCAGCTGCTGCTCTTCTCAGTGAGGGTGATAGAACTATGGGACTTTTACTTAACAAGTACTTCCCTGCTGTCTTGTCCTACCCAATAGTCAGTAGAGAAACAGCTGTTTCATTGGCTAAATCTCTCACCTTTAGTTTGAAAACTTTGTCAGAGGATGAAATTGTCTCTTGCATCTATAGTTTGACCAATCTCCTTTATGATCCCGGAGAATCGGACTCACAACCTCCCAGTGCAAACGGTGACCCTCTTCGCAGTACAGGGTATGCTACTTTAGAGGCGGAAGAAGTCATATGCAGAAATGTCGTCAGTGCTGTGTTGGAAATCACAAAGGCCTTCAACGATGAATCTATAAACATTCTCGTCATCActcttctctctcaaaAGATCAGAAAAAGCCCTGATGAATTCAATTGTGTGCTATTAGAAGGACTGATAGATTTTGTCGATATCATGGAGAAACGGGAATTTATGATATTGCTACGCTACTTTTACGATGCAGCACGTAACTCTGTCAGTAATGTTCGTATCTCCAAGATGACTATGGATGTTTGGATCAAATTTAGTGAAAGAATGGCGAAAAAACCCGATAGTGAACTCTGTACAGACTATTTGCATGGGTTGCTCTCCTCGATTATCTCTCGCGGTGACTTGGATGATATTGCTCATCATCGTTCCAATAATGATATAGCGGCTTCTGCTCTCCAAATTGAAAACTTCTTGAGACCTTTGGCACATTTATTACCCGACTTGGATCAGAAGCCTTTAGAATTTGTTGACAAGACCACCATCAGCCTGTTCAGGGATGCTTGGTTTAACCTCTGCATTCACGGCTTTGCTTACAATTCTGAGATTTATAAAAGGGACTACACATCCTTGCGTAGAATTGCTCACAGTACGCCACCGTTGGCCTCGGAATCTTCATGGAATAGAAGTGAGACGTCCATAGAGCTAAACACCGTTCTTAGACGTGCCACTTCCAAGCGTACTGAGAAGTTGCATAAGGATACGTTAAGTTCTATCATTACAACGAAAACTATCGATGCCAAAGTGTTTGAAACCCAGATTTCTAGGCCTGGCTTGATGTTTCTAGCCGCCAATTTACTGGTGGAGATGTTGCGTGTAGATTGTGGCAACtgctcaacttctttggaataTTTGTCGGATCCTTCTGTCTCAATTGCCAAGCTTGATACCTTTGTGGGTGCTATAGCTTATCACTGCTGCTCTCAGTATATCAACAGGCTCAGGATGGGAGGATCCACTCAGTTCAGTGTACCTAGGGTGACCGCTCAATTGGAAAAGATCTTTATTTATTGTTGTCATAGAGATCATTCCTTACAGGATGTTGCCTTCCAATGTGCAGATCGCATAGTTACCTTAATTCCATCATCTTTGTGTCACGAAAGAAGCGCGTTCTCGATGTTGGATATTTTGACCCTACTTTATGATAGTATTGTTGATGCGGATACTCATGAATACGAACCAAATGTGGAATTTAGGTCTGATGTGATGGGTATTAATTTATCACTATCTGATTCTTACAACTGGCGTCAAAAAACGTTGGACAGTTTTACCAGATTTGCCAGAAGAAGTACAACTTTTGTTCTAAGTAAATGTGAGGTCGATATGAAATCCATTCTGTATACATATGTTTCCAAGGCAGATTCTATTCATAGAGTCTTGAACTTTGGTGTGACTTTTTCTTTAGAAATGGTTGGCAAATCATTGccagaggagaaggaatATTATGGATTAAACGCTGATGCAAGAAATAGTTTTGGAAAAGGTGCTTCTGCTCTCACCACAACCTCAGGATTTCTTTCCCAGTTTTCATGGACAAGACATATCAACGATACTGGGATAGATATTCTCCGGAGCGGTCTTGACAACGTTGAGTCTATTATTTTCCGCTGTCGGGAAAAAGTTGTTCAGTTCAAGGAGAGGCTTACTAGAGGCGAGAAAGTTTCGCATGATCAGTTTGTAGTCATCATGAATCAAATAACTGGCATTATTGTCTTATCTAAGCAGGTTCGAGGTGATTTTGTGAGATGGGCAAGCGAACTTCCATTTTCAGCTATGTGTGCAGAAAATATTGAGTTTTCCGTGGGTGTATGGCTTGGCAttatgaaggagaagccaGAAGCAGCTTCGTTATTACTCTCTGGAATCATGCTAGGATTTGAGCGTAGCGTTAATCTTGGGCTTGGCTTATACTCTACGCACAACGACCTCAAGGATCCCAAGTTCTATCCCATGGAGTATCTTCCTACAAACAAAAAAGTATTTGAGCACTCTGGTAAAGTTGCGGAAGCCAGTATCAAACCTCACTTGGTTTTGATCAAACTTCTCTCCTCTCATTTCCAGGCCTGCAAACACCAAAGTGAtcatcttttgaagatgtttACTCTGATGATCAGTATCGCTTTGAAGGGACTCAATGATGCCAGCGTTCATCCATTTGCACGGTTGGCAAGGTTTGAGCTTGTTAACTTTGCAGTGGATATTCTCAAATCACATATTGCTTTGAGAACTAGAGATACTCCAAGGTTGATTTCCCTTCTTCTAGATTCTTCACTATCCTGGTTCTCGACCCATAGTGTTAGTACACCATTCGGAAGTAACAAACTCAGAATACATGCTGATTATACTATTTTGAGAAAGGTGGCTACGTATTTCAATAGCGTCACGTTTGCCACAAAGATTCAggaacagaagagaaacatTCTCCTTTTATTTTTGGATCATGAagtttctttcttggccGCTTGGTTGAACCCATTGAGCCCAAGGGATACATTGGGTACTTATTGCAGGTACAAATTTGATGATAAGATTCTATCTGATGCATTCTTTCTTGATGGACGTTTGGccatcaatctcttcaagagatttGATAGAGATGGTTCTTTGATGGATGTTTTAACATCTCTTATCTGTAGATATCCCTTCAAAGTGGTCGATGATCCGTCTGCGATTGCGTTCTTAACGTTGCGGAACCGTCCATCGAAGTCGCACGCTATTGTAGTTTGGAGTTCCGCTTCTCCATTGGATTCCATTATGCACTTCATGCCTTCTTATAATAAGGATCCGTTGGTTTTACAATACGCAATGAGGTCTATCGAGAGTTTCGACGCACATCAAACATTCTTCTATGTTCCTCAAATTGTTCAAACTTTGAGATACGATGTATTAGGTTATATTAGAAGATACATCTTAGAGACGGGTAACGTTTCGCAGTTGTTTGCCCATCAAATTATATGGAATATGGCTGCAAACTCATACAAGGACGAAGATTCTAATCTTCCTGATGCGTTAAAGCCTACTTTAGACAATATATGTGATACCATGGTGAATGATTTCAGTGATACCGACAGAGAGTTCTATGAGAAggagttttcttttttcaaggATGTAACCAGTATATCTGGAAAATTGAAGCCATATATTAAGAAGTCCAAATCtgagaagaaagccaaGATCGACCAAGAGATGGCGAATATCAACTTACAAGAAGGAGTTTATTTACCAAGTAACCCTGATGGTGTTGTGGTTAATATAGACAGGAAGTCAGGTAAGCCATTACAATCTCATGCCAAGGCTCCATTTATGGctactttcaaaatcaagagGAAAGTTGGTCGtattggtgaagatgacgacgaGGATGGCCAAGATGGAGACCAGCCAAAATATGAAGTGGTAAATTTGAGCGCCATTTTCAAAGTGGGTGATGATTGCAGACAGGATGTGTTGGTTTTGCAGTTGATGGCTATCTTTCGCACGGTTTGGATGACTGCTGGCTTAGATGTCTACGTGTATCCGTACCGGGTGACCGCTACCGCTCCCGGATGTGGTATTATTGACGTTCTTCCAAACTCTTCCTCCAGAGATATGCTCGGAAGAGAGGCTGTTAATGGCCTATACGAGTACTTTATCACACAGTTTGGACCGGAGACCTCTACAGGTTTTCAAAGAGCAAGAAATAATTTTGTCAAATCGTTGGCATCGTATTCAATTATTACCTACTTGCTTGCCATTAAAGACAGACATAATGGTAATATCATGTATGATAATGAAGGTCACGTTCTTCACATCGACTTCGGTTTTTGTTTCGATATTGCACCTGGTGGAGTGAAGTTCGAGCAGTCTCCATTTAAGCTCACTCGGGAGATGGTGCAGGTTATGGGTGGAGGACCCGATACGCAAGCATTTAGATGGTTTGAAGAGCTTTGCGTTAAAGGATTTCTTGCCAGTAGACCATACATGGATGCAATTGTCGGTGCTGTAGAGCCTATGCTTGATAGTGGATTGCCGTGCTTTAAAGGTGCCACCATCAAACGGTTGAAGGATAGATTTGTTCCTACGAAGAACACCAAGGATGCAGCTACCTACATGAGAGgattgatcaagaagtCTTATGAGAGTTTAGCCACTAAGGGATACGATGAATTCCAGAAGATCACCAACGGCATTCCTTACTAG